The Salminus brasiliensis chromosome 3, fSalBra1.hap2, whole genome shotgun sequence genome contains a region encoding:
- the LOC140551511 gene encoding olfactory receptor 10J4-like — protein sequence MDYFTNVTYLSLEGHVELEKYRYVYFIVCLAVYLLIICCNSVVIFVISKNKHLHEPMYIFIAALLCNSLFGTAALYPKLLNDFLSESQTVSREACIFQAFFIYTYGAAEFTLLSAMAYDRYVSICKPLQYATLVKMSTIRKFLFCCWFVPSCETGVGMILMYQLTLCKFKINRIYCNNGAIVQLSCGDTSIKTSYGMLIFSIAVFPPVMFVIYSYMVILVVCLKSSAECRRKALQTCFPHLLIFTSFTCTSCFEVIYGRLDTHIPHIVAMVLSVENMVIPPLLNPIVYGIKLQEILNSIKKIFRKKKTHISF from the coding sequence ATGGATTATTTTACTAATGTTACGTATTTGTCTCTGGAAGGTCATGTCGAACTGGAGAAGTACAGATACGTTTACTTTATCGTTTGTCTTGCAGTCTACTTATTAATCATTTGTTGTAATTCTGTTGTTATTTTTGTCATaagcaaaaacaaacatctCCATGAACCCATGTACATATTTATTGCTGCTTTACTCTGTAATTCTCTCTTTGGAACGGCTGCTCTTTATCCTAAACTGCTCAATGATTTTCTCTCTGAATCACAAACTGTATCTCGTGAAGCTTGTATTTTTCAGGCCTTTTTCATTTACACTTACGGGGCTGCAGAGTTCACACTATTATCAGCTATGGCATATGACAGATATGTGTCCATTTGTAAACCATTACAATATGCAACTCTTGTTAAAATGTCCACTATCAGAAAGTTTTTATTCTGCTGTTGGTTTGTGCCTTCCTGTGAAACTGGTGTAGGAATGATCCTGATGTATCAGCTTACTTTGTGTAAATTCAAAATTAACAGAATCTACTGTAATAATGGTGCGATTGTTCAATTAAGTTGTGGAGACACGTCTATAAAAACCTCATATGGAATGTTGATCTTTAGCATTGCTGTATTTCCCCCAGTGATGTTTGTAATCTACTCATACATGGTAATACTTGTAGTCTGTTTGAAGAGTTCAGCAGAATGCAGAAGAAAAGCTCTTCAGACCTGCTTCCCACACCTTCTCATCTTCACAAGTTTCACCTGTACCTCATGTTTTGAAGTTATATATGGCAGATTAGACACACATATACCCCacattgttgctatggtattgtcAGTTGAAAATATGGTTATTCCTCCTCTACTCAATCCTATTGTTTATGGAATAAAACTGCAGGAGATTCTGAACAGCATTAAGAAGATATTTAGGAAAAAGAAGACACACATATCTTTTTAG
- the LOC140551512 gene encoding olfactory receptor 6N2-like: MNDSTFSNITYLYLEGHVELEKYRYVYFTVTLLIYLLIICCNAVVISVIFANKRLHEPMYIFIAALLCNALWGTAALYPKLLIDFLTETRIISFEACTFQSFFIYNYAASEFTLLSAMAYDRYVSICKPFQYATLIKMSTVRKILFCCWFLPSFEIGIGMIMTYQIRLCKFKLNRIYCNNNALLKLSCGETSVRNSYGLFVLVICVFPPTIFIAFSYVRILTICLKNSKDFRRKALQTCLPHLIIFISFTVTSCFEVINSRLEGNVPHLFAMIMSVENLVIPPLINPVIYGLKMQEIFNRLKRMIWKKRIHMPF; the protein is encoded by the coding sequence ATGAATGATTCTACTTTCTCTaacattacatatttatatctaGAAGGTCATGTAGAGCTGGAGAAGTACAGATATGTCTATTTTACAGTTACTCTCCTCATCTATCTGCTGATTATTTGCTGCAATGCTGTCGTCATTTCTGTCATATTTGCAAACAAACGTCTTCATGAGCCGATGTACATATTCATCGCTGCTTTACTCTGTAATGCTCTTTGGGGAACAGCTGCTCTTTATCCCAAACTGCTGATTGATTTTCTGACTGAAACACGTATTATATCTTTTGAAGCCTGTACATTTCagtccttttttatttataactatGCTGCGTCAGAGTTCACACTGTTATCAGCTATGGCCTACGACAGATATGTGTCCATATGTAAACCATTTCAATACGCAACCCTTATAAAAATGTCCACTGTCAGAAAGATCTTATTCTGCTGTTGGTTTTTGCCTTCATTTGAAATTGGTATAGGGATGATAATGACATATCAGATTAGGCTGTgcaaatttaaattaaatagaatCTACTGTAATAATAATGCACTTTTAAAGTTAAGTTGTGGAGAAACGTCTGTGAGAAATTCATATGGACTGTTTGTTTTAGTCATTTGTGTTTTTCCACCTACAATCTTTATAGCCTTCTCCTATGTTAGAATTCTCACCATCTGCTTAAAGAATTCAAAAGACTTCAGGAGAAAAGCTCTACAGACCTGCTTACCACATCTTATCATCTTCATCAGTTTCACTGTTACCTCCTGTTTTGAAGTGATTAACAGCAGATTAGAAGGAAATGTTCCTCATCTATTTGCTATGATAATGTCAGTTGAAAATCTGGTCATTCCTCCTCTGATCAATCCTGTTATTTATGGACTGAAAATGCAGGAGATTTTCAATAGGCTCAAAAGAATGATCTGGAAAAAGAGGATACATATGCCATTTTAG